caagagtttttttttttaagaatgtaAACTGAAACTAGCAAAGAAAAGAGTAGCCATGACAACATTAGAGGAGGGATTTAAataagtgttttgtgttttttctcttcatgtACAGCAGACGTTTCCAGTCAGCCAGGGCCTGGGTTCCAGTGCAGGTTTGAGTTACACACCCTACCTGACACCGATGTCCCACAGCATGGGACTGGTGCCCACAGACATCCTGCCCAGCACCCCAGTCATCGTACCCGGCAGCCCGCCCGTCTCCATGACCGCCGGCTCCTCCTCCAACCAGAAACTGCTGCGTACCGACAAGCTGGAGGTGACACAACCAATCACAgatcttgctctctctctttaccctctctctctctctcaaacaagATGAGCATGACAGCTAATCATAGCTAATGTTCTCTTTTGGGTCGCGGAGTATAATTATGGCACCATCTTACTGTGATTATGGGTGTGAAAGAGATGCAATAGATACGTTGAGCTAATGAGTATCATTTATAGTTTCAGAGCATTTACAGGACGACCACATGGTTATTATGGTTCTGATATGATACAGAAACGTGTGTCGTCTGTTTTCTACATACTGTACCAtgaatacagagaaaaaaactaaatataatacTACGAGCTCCCTGGTTACCACAGGAGTTGGTATGGCAACcaataagataaatagatagatacagtaggtAGATAACCTTTGAATTTACTTTATGAATGCAACTACTTAAATTGCCTTCGAGCACCTGAAAGGATAATCAAGTTTCTGTTTCATGAGTTAATGACTTGAAtaagtacattttaaagcagCCTTCCAGTAAACCCAAATAAACAAATCAGTCTTTTAATAGCAGTAGTAGGTGTAAAGCCCTGTCTGGATACCCAAGTTCATTTTTAACTGGAGGCTGAAAGTTACATGTgactctcttttcatttttcatttaatcaaCAGTATCAGGCCCTGATAGTTTCATACTTCTCTGCATTATCCTTGAGCATAAGTTATGGAACATCTGTCACTGTTATTACTGACTGAATTAATTCAGGCTTGTATCAAAAAACATGatgtgtggggaaaaaaacagatagTGTGACATTACAGTGATTTAAATTGGAATGTGCTCAACATAAAGTGGTTTGCTAGACAGCCACAGTTAGCTTTggataataaaaacaacttcAGCTGTCTCCATCTGCCCCCTGGCAAACAACTCTGAATGAGAATAGCTTGGTAATTGTGAAAGAGTGCATAACAGGCTTTTTTTCCACTACATTTATAAAGATAAACAATAATCTCCCTAAGACCTGGAGGTGATGCGTAggtgtgtgcctgtatgtgttTTTCTCCGGGAGTGCTATCACTTAGCAACTGAATGAAGTTAGCTCTAATGAAACAGTATCCCTCTGAGACACGTATGCACTCCCACGCAACGCCAGCATGTGTGCGCGCACGTGTGTATATATGCGTGCGCGCACCAACGcttttgcatatgtgtgtgtgcatgcttgaatgttatatgtgaagtgtgtgtgggcatgtatgtgtgtgtgtgtgtgtcgtcagTCCCAGAGTGCAAGTCAAAAGCTGATCCCCCTGTGATTACAGCCAGGCTTCTTAACAGTTGAAGACTGGCTGGTTCAGTGATTCTACAATCATTTGGGTTTGGCACACATTGCACTTTTGTTAGAAGGTGTCGAGGCCTTTTCATGAGTCCAGAACTAATTTGTggtctttctctttttaaaaggtGATTGTAAGCGAGTTTTATGCACAGACACCTTATCACACGCATCTGGTGCTTTTTATCCAGAAAAGATTTACAGCAGAGTAAAGTCGAGCCTTCAAACGTACCTCCTCCTATTCTATggattaaaataagaaaagcagTGCTTTCATGTGTTTCTATTGATTTTTCTCTTCTGCTGCCTTCTGCTATTAATATCatgtagtttgtttttgtcctgATATTCTGGAGGTTTCTTCACAATGTTTTGTTGTTCTCTATTGTAAATAAAGATTGGGACCAAATTAAAGACTTACGGTAATTCCCAGGAGATCAGCCCATGTatcaacagatagataaaaCACCCAACCTCCATACAGTATTTCACTGGTTGCTATGTTTTAGTCATGAACCACATCAATTCAACAGCAGCTACATAAATGAATCCCAAATGTACAATGTGTATTATGCTGTTTCTTGTGATAAGAGTGATTCTGACTAATATTGTATCCTGGGATGTACTGTAACTGAAGTCAAGTACTCACTATCTATTcatatttctgtgtttgtatttctttgtttcctcttttttcatccATACTCATCTGTTGTCATCTGCATCTGTCAACATCTGCGTGtcttggtgtatgtgtgtgtgtatgtgtttgttacTTCCACCTGACTGTCCTGCTCCCAGGTGTGCCGCGAGTTCCAGCGGGGCAACTGCGCTCGTGGCGAGACCGACTGCCGCTTTGCTCACCCGAGCGACAGCCCCATGATCGACACCAGTGACAACACGGTCACCGTCTGCATGGACTACATCAAGAGCCGCTGCTCCCGCGAGAAGTGCAAGTACTTCCACCCACCGGCCCACCTGCAGGCCAAGATTAAGGCCGCCCAACACCAGGCCAATCAGACAGCTGTGGCTGCGCAAGCCGCTGCCACAGCTGCAGCCATGGTGAGAGCACAGCACTACAGCCTACCTACTGTACCTCATGCTTACACAGTGGTAGAGCAGGAGATAAGCACATATTATTATACTTGTCCTTGTAGTAACCATATACATCTCACAAAGTTTCTCTCTATTTAAAGCACGTAAAAAAGCAAAAGCTTATAAGGTCTGGATGGGACAATAAAGCTATTTTATAGCACCTATATAGAGTATACCTTCAATCTTCCAATAAGAGCTTAGCCTTTTATTATAATAGCCAGGCAGGGTTTTATAAGGCACCAGATACAGTTATGATTGGAGTTTGTGGAAGAGCAAGTCAACACAATATATGCTGTATGATTCACGTCCTTGATAACATTTATATTAGAACAGAGGCTCTGCCCAGATACTGCTCCCTGTTCTTTATATTTTAGTGATACACTGTTATCACAATCCCTCTAAgttcatgtttgtctgttaaaAACTCTCTGATTAATACACGCAGGCTGAGCAAACACACATGACATTATTACAACACATCTTACACAATAAGTAAACACATGTTGTTGACGATGACACCCACAGTAACATGAAATGTGGAGCGCTGCTTTATTACTGTATCAAACATACCCACCTCTGCTGGTTGATTCTAGTAGATTCCAGTATACAGTTCGCTAACAATAGTCATCCCAAAGTGAGGCCATTGTATACAATAAACAGGGTTTAGTGAGAGCTAAATGCATCAGTATAATGCCGCAAGAACAATCTGTTATTATCTCACCGcagtctgcttttatttttcaatgcCCTTGGTTCATACAGAGACAATGTGCTGGCTCACCCCCCATCCCACTACACCCTGCTCTCAATGATAAGTGCGGCTCTCTGCAGATCAGTGCAAATTGAATCAAGGATGGATGAGAGCGTAGCATCAcgggtagtggtggtggtggggggtttTACCCTCCTCTGCCTTTAGTTGGAAAAATCCCCCCAACAGGCtgaggaagagacagacagacaggaaggtagacagacagatggaaatgCAGGCAGATAGACAGTGAGAAGGGTCTGGCAGTGTGTCTTGGCTGCGCCCCGCCTTCCAATAGGCTCTGCGTGGCTTCGTTTGAATGGCCCTCTTGGCTGCTGCACTCGCACACCTTGTACTGCGCCAATGTGCTGACTGACTTTTTCCCTCCATGGCATGGGCATGCTTAACGCGTTGCACATACCTCTCTCATTGGCTGGCTCCATCGCTGCTTGCTCTCCCTGTCCTTCTTCCATAAATCCACAGCGTGGATGCAAAGGCGGCCGTGCATGCAGGTTAGTTTTCGTCTGTGCACATGATAGCAGTTGCATAAAAGCAAGAAAACCACAAGGAATTGGattcataaataaaagagaGCCTGAGACCCTCAAGGCGCAATAACCTGATGTTGACCCCCTCAGCACTATTTTCTTAAAGGTATACTGAGTACCTTACTTCCTCATCAGGTACATGATGCATCCTCAAacaatcagatttattttaTCTTCCTAGTGCATTTTTCTCACAGTCCTATGTCTCATACTTGTCCTGTGTTCCTCATTAAATCCCAGTTTATCAACTTTATGACCCATTTCCTAATTTACCATCAGCAGTTACAAGCTGTGCGAGAGGTGAGGAGGGTTAACCTTAGGACAATGAGTTGTTTAGTCAACACCTTTAATCCAATTTAGTTTTAGCCCCTAGCCTAAGCTGAGGCACTTTTATTGAAGCAGAGACCCATAAAACCTGTATTGCTGCACTGCTGCAAATAGGTAATATCATTATCCATAATTCACTTTTTCTTAATCTAAAGCAAATAGGCTAAAAATGTACTGTAGATAAGGTTACATGTTAACAGATACAGCTGCAAAAAGACAATCCTGTTATTGagattatgttgttttattgtgcCACATTATGTGTTGCTTGCCATGCTGTGATCTTCTTCCTCATTGCCAGTGGAATGCAGTCATATTTGCTTTTCATGTCACTTTAATAGACCATCTTCCATTTGAACTAACAACAATGTTTAAGTCTGTTAACACTATGGTGCATCAGCAATGCATTGctgctcttttaaaaaaagaggacataCTCCAATCTACTGATAGAAATATCCACATACATGAAGCAAGAGGCTTGTGCATGGACCCCTTTAGTGCTGTGCTCATCACATtcgtgtcattttttttttcttcctctcagcAGTGACATCAAATGCAAGGAAGTTTTATGAAAGTGATAATTAgaattactttactttacataCTACTATTAGATATATTAACACGTGTGATTTAATTTGCTCCTAGATTTTAAGATTTGTTTCTAGGAGGGATGTAAGAATAAACAGAGCTCCACATTCTGTGATTGAACTATAACTACGTCTCACATTGTGTCACCTCCCCGAGTTCATAGATCACACTAACAAGTCACATTCCCCCATGAGGCAAGATTACTTTGAGGATTTTTCACTTATTCCAAACACTAGATGTGAGTCGACatcaccacaaaaaaaaaaaaaaggatgtgatCATTAAAATTCTTTTTGTTAGGATTGTTAGGTCCCGCCACGAGGATGTTAGTTAAAGTCCGCCCGCACAAGTACGTCCAGTTCTTGCTGCCAGTTGTGGGGGCAAATCATTTTAGGGGCTTCGACAAGAGCTCACTCACATCCCAGTCTGTCTTGAATTAAAGACTTTTCTTGTggccctttttttcccttcaaacAGGCCCAAAACCAGCTCacaccttctttttttaagaggAGCGCTGtaattattgtgtgtgtagGACTGTAGCATCCTACTTACTGTAGAAAACATCTGTTcagatcacatttataattcgAATCAGTTGTGTTTACTATACTGCATTTTTGTTCTTGCGTAGATGTTCAAGGATTGACTTGTTCAGAAATAGTTCACGTTACTACTAAATGCTTTTCCAGTAGTATTGAAGTACATCATAGAatcttgccttttttttaaccaaagtTTAATgtagatgctttttttttgcttttgtactAATTCAAAAAAAGTAGCAATGTTTCTttaaagtaaacaaaacaatttttGTTTATGTGCATGCCTATTGTTTTGTATGTGGTATACTTGCATTcagattatttttgtttttgtttttttccttctcacctATCCACAATGCAATGCTGTCCCCCATGACGCACCTCTGCTTGCTGTTACCTGTATGTTAATACGCTTGAATCCCATTGGCCCACTGCCATCATGTGCTCGCTGCCTGCTAATTAAAGACTCAGTCGACTGCCAAAGCAATGAAGCGACCCCTCGAGGCAACTGTAGACCTGGTACTTTGACCTTTCACCTTTTGCTTTGCATGTAGCTTCTTTAATTGTACTGTAGCCACTCACAAAATTTAAGTtggctcttttgttttttgtgaaacCCTGTAAGACActttaaaagtataaatatttcatttatgatCACCAGTGGCAATTCTAgtttgtactgtacatttattaaatgaacAACTTCAACGTAATGTTAAAATAATACCAGTTATCACGCTATTTTCTTAATGTTTTGTTGATGATTGCCTTGCTATGGTGTAGTTTCTCATTGTCCTTGTGATAGTTACAGCAAGTTTCCATTTTTTGTTGTGCTGTGCATAGCCAAATAACAGATTTACAAATATCAGTGATGACTTGTGAAGTATACAGTTCAAATATACTGTGcttctgttgtgtgtgtgtgtctgtgtgtgtgtgcgtgtttccGGTGGCCAGGCGTTCCCCCATGGCGTCCTCCAGCCCCTACCAAAGAGACAAGCACTTGAGAAGAGCAATGGAGCAAACTCCCTGTTCAACCCCAGTGTTTTGAACTACCAGCAGGCGCTGGCCAATGCACAGCTCCAGCAGCCCACTTTCTTTCCCGCAGGTAAGAGCTCCAAATCAATACAGGCGGCACACAGATGCAGATAGAAGCATTTTAAGGTATGCAGAgcctgcacgcacacacagaaacactcagtGAATGTGCCCTTCTAACCTTGGATCTATCAGAAATGTAGTAGAGTTTCTCACAGTAAAGGCAGAGCTCTTCTTATAATCAGTCATAGTTATCTGTTTTGCCCTATGCTTCCCTTTGAACGAGATTACACTGACAGACAAACA
The sequence above is drawn from the Scomber japonicus isolate fScoJap1 chromosome 24, fScoJap1.pri, whole genome shotgun sequence genome and encodes:
- the mbnl2 gene encoding muscleblind-like protein 2 isoform X1 — its product is MALNIASIRDTKWLTLEVCRQFQRGTCSRSDEECKFAHPPKSCQVENGRVIACFDSLKGRCTRENCKYLHPPAHLKTQLEINGRNNLIQQKTAAAMLAQQMQFMIPGTTMQPVQTFPVSQGLGSSAGLSYTPYLTPMSHSMGLVPTDILPSTPVIVPGSPPVSMTAGSSSNQKLLRTDKLEVCREFQRGNCARGETDCRFAHPSDSPMIDTSDNTVTVCMDYIKSRCSREKCKYFHPPAHLQAKIKAAQHQANQTAVAAQAAATAAAMTQSTAKAMKRPLEATVDLAFPHGVLQPLPKRQALEKSNGANSLFNPSVLNYQQALANAQLQQPTFFPAGSVLCMTPASSLVPMMYSATPATVSAATTPATSVPYAATAPANQIILK
- the mbnl2 gene encoding muscleblind-like protein 2 isoform X3; translated protein: MALNIASIRDTKWLTLEVCRQFQRGTCSRSDEECKFAHPPKSCQVENGRVIACFDSLKGRCTRENCKYLHPPAHLKTQLEINGRNNLIQQKTAAAMLAQQMQFMIPGTTMQPVQTFPVSQGLGSSAGLSYTPYLTPMSHSMGLVPTDILPSTPVIVPGSPPVSMTAGSSSNQKLLRTDKLEVCREFQRGNCARGETDCRFAHPSDSPMIDTSDNTVTVCMDYIKSRCSREKCKYFHPPAHLQAKIKAAQHQANQTAVAAQAAATAAAMAFPHGVLQPLPKRQALEKSNGANSLFNPSVLNYQQALANAQLQQPTFFPAGSVLCMTPASSLVPMMYSATPATVSAATTPATSVPYAATAPANQIILK
- the mbnl2 gene encoding muscleblind-like protein 2 isoform X2, which encodes MALNIASIRDTKWLTLEVCRQFQRGTCSRSDEECKFAHPPKSCQVENGRVIACFDSLKGRCTRENCKYLHPPAHLKTQLEINGRNNLIQQKTAAAMLAQQMQFMIPGTTMQPVTFPVSQGLGSSAGLSYTPYLTPMSHSMGLVPTDILPSTPVIVPGSPPVSMTAGSSSNQKLLRTDKLEVCREFQRGNCARGETDCRFAHPSDSPMIDTSDNTVTVCMDYIKSRCSREKCKYFHPPAHLQAKIKAAQHQANQTAVAAQAAATAAAMTQSTAKAMKRPLEATVDLAFPHGVLQPLPKRQALEKSNGANSLFNPSVLNYQQALANAQLQQPTFFPAGSVLCMTPASSLVPMMYSATPATVSAATTPATSVPYAATAPANQIILK